The Rutidosis leptorrhynchoides isolate AG116_Rl617_1_P2 unplaced genomic scaffold, CSIRO_AGI_Rlap_v1 contig551, whole genome shotgun sequence genome has a window encoding:
- the LOC139884437 gene encoding ribosome-recycling factor, chloroplastic-like: MSKGKSKIGVVSAIKQKKRALVKSEWRAFRRFCATVRIADGRTAPDAARAAAPPRARCARLRATRASAAAAGRPRRVSVATGALTPDDCCKRGESFCLFFSFVPFLDYVVAVAVMNSVSSNSTRDRNLDWRRCSCFNFLDFEFGSTRLSQRGFDSGVKLQMTSFHFRAGVVTCATTEEIEAEKSMIEKDVKERMEKTIETVRSKFNSIRTGRTNPAMLDKVEVEYYGSPVSLKSIAQISTPESSSLLIQPYDKSSLKAIEKAIVNSDLGMTPNNDGEVIRLSLPQLTSERRKELSKIVAKQAEEGKVALRNIRRDALKTYEKLEKEKKLSEDNVKDLSKDLQKLTDDYMKKVDTIFKQKEKELLTV; encoded by the exons ATGTCGAAAGGAAAGAGCAAAATTGGAGTCGTTTCagctataaaacaaaaaaaaagggCCCTTGTCAAGAGTGAGTGGCGAGCTTTTAGGAGGTTTTGTGCAACA GTTCGTATCGCGGATGGTCGGACGGCTCCGGATGCCGCTCGTGCAGCGGCGCCGCCGCGTGCTCGCTGCGCTCGGCTGCGAGCTACGCGAGCATCCGCGGCGGCGGCGGGGCGGCCGCGGCGAGTCTCTGTCGCGACGGGCGCGTTAACCCCAGACGATTGTTGCAAAAGAGGCGAGTCCTTTtgtctttttttttcttttgttcctTTTCTGGATTACGTTGTTGCGGTTGCGGTTATG AATTCGGTGTCGAGTAACTCGACTAGAGATCGTAATCTTGACTGGAGACGGTGTAGCTGTTTTAATTTTCTCGACTTTGAGTTTGGTTCGACTCGGTTGTCACAAAGAGGTTTTGAT AGCGGTGTTAAACTTCAGATGACTTCGTTCCATTTCAGAGCAGGAGTTGTGACGTGTGCTACTACTGAAGAAATAGAAGCTGAGAAGTCTATGATTGAAAAAGATGTT AAAGAAAGAATGGAAAAGACTATCGAAACAGTTCGATCAAAATTTAATTCCATCAGAACTGGAAGGACGAACCCAGCTATGCTGGACAAAGTTGAG GTGGAGTACTATGGGAGTCCAGTCAGCTTAAAGAGCATCGCTCAAATCAGTACACCTGAATCGAGTTCTCTCTTAATTCAGCCATATGATAAATCCAG CTTAAAGGCCATAGAGAAAGCTATTGTCAACTCTGATCTCGGTATGACGCCTAATAATGATGGAGAAGTGATCCGCTTATCTCTCCCACAACTCACATCTGAAAGAAGGAAG GAGTTGTCAAAAATTGTGGCAAAGCAGGCTGAAGAAGGGAAG GTGGCATTGAGGAATATAAGAAGAGATGCCTTAAAAACCTATGAAAAGCTAGAGAAG GAAAAAAAACTTTCAGAAGACAATGTGAAAGATTTGTCTAAAGATTTGCAG AAGCTGACGGATGACTATATGAAGAAAGTTGACACCATCTTCAAGCAGAAAGAGAAG
- the LOC139884438 gene encoding succinate dehydrogenase assembly factor 2, mitochondrial-like codes for MASVRRSLVGAHRIFRCAAAAAAASRRSSVAAWPPSCSEAPLLLNFSDEESKRRLCNRLLYRSRQRGYLELDLVLGQWVEDNIYSMDVDGIKALVDVLDWENPDLWKWLTNQEQPPEAVKMNPVFSAVQKKVMNNLNSHSAPETRALPGQPWVRGWDDIKKSRDGPI; via the exons ATGGCCAGCGTGAGGAGGTCCCTCGTGGGCGCGCACAGGATCTTCAGGtgcgccgccgccgccgccgccgcgtCCCGCCGGAGCTCGGTCGCCGCTTGGCCTCCGAGCTGCTCCGAGGCCCCCCTTCTTCTCA ATTTCTCGGATGAAGAGAGCAAGAGGCGATTGTGCAACAG GTTGTTGTACAGGAGCAGGCAGAGAGGTTATCTGGAGCTGGATCTGGTGTTGGGGCAATGGGTGGAGGATAATATTTATTCCATGGATGTCGATGGGATTAAGGCACTCGTCGATGTTCTTGACTGG GAAAACCCTGATCTCTGGAAGTGGCTGACTAACCAGGAGCAACCCCCAGAAGCTGTGAAAATGAATCCG GTTTTCTCCGCTGTGCAGAAGAAAGTCATGAACAACCTCAATAGTCACTCTGCTCCTGAGACACGGGCATTACCCGGGCAGCCATGGGTGAGAGGGTGGGATGATATCAAGAAAAGCCGAGATGGC